The following DNA comes from Candidatus Liberimonas magnetica.
CCAGGTGGCAATAGTAACCGGCGGAGCCCAGGGGATCGGGAAAGCCGTAGCAGAAAGCCTTGCCAATGAAGGTGCAAACGTTGTAATCTGTGATATCAATCTGGAGCAGGCAAATAAAACTGCGGCTGAAATAAAAGATAAATATAAAATAGAGACCCTGGCTGTTGACGGTAATGTGGCAAAAATAGATGATTGCGAAAAAATAGTTAAAGTTGCACTTGACAAATTTTCTAAAATAAATATACTAATTAACAATGCCGGGATAACAAAGGACAACCTGATAATGAGAATGTCGGATGCCGAATGGGATTCCGTCATTGCCGTTAACTTAAAAGGGATCTTTAACTGTACAAAAGCTGTAAGCCGTACGATGATGAAGCAACGCTCAGGCAGGATAGTGAATATAGCTTCGGTCGTAGGCCAGATGGGAAATGCCGGGCAGGCAAATTATTCAGCCTCAAAAGGAGGAGTAATAGCTCTTACAAAAACCTGCGCCAGGGAATTTTCATCGAGGAACATACTGGT
Coding sequences within:
- the fabG gene encoding 3-oxoacyl-[acyl-carrier-protein] reductase, yielding MKLKDQVAIVTGGAQGIGKAVAESLANEGANVVICDINLEQANKTAAEIKDKYKIETLAVDGNVAKIDDCEKIVKVALDKFSKINILINNAGITKDNLIMRMSDAEWDSVIAVNLKGIFNCTKAVSRTMMKQRSGRIVNIASVVGQMGNAGQANYSASKGGVIALTKTCAREFSSRNILVNAIAPGFIRTAMTDALSEEAKKKLSELIPLSRLGEAQDVANAAVFLCTEDSSYITGQVLAVNGGMYM